TCCACACCATCTGGCAGTACACCTCCACCGGCCCGACGGTCGGCGACCACAACCTCTTCAACGGCGCCTACGACCGGCTCCAGGCGCTGGCCAACGGCTGACCCCGCACCCCCGGCACCGGGCGGCCCCACCCACGCCCGGTCCGCGCGCGAGAGGGCCCCTGCCGCACCTGGCGGCAGGGGCCCGTCCCGTTCCCCGCGCGTCCCTCACGCCGCGACGGGGACCTCCGGCGCCGCCCCGTTCGACGCCGGGGTCAGCGCCAGCTCCAGCACCTGCCGGACGTCCGCGACCGCGTGCACCTCCAGGGCGGCGAGGATCTCGGCCGGCACGTCGTCCAGGTCCGGCTCGTTGCGCTTGGGGATGATCACCGTGGTGATCCCGGCCCGGTGCGCCGCGAGCAGCTTCTGCTTGACCCCGCCGATCGGCAGCACTCGCCCGGTCAGCGAGACCTCACCGGTCATCGCCACGTCCGGCCGGACCTGCCGGCCCGACAGCAGCGAGGCCAGCGCCGTGGTCATCGTGACGCCCGCGCTCGGCCCGTCCTTGGGGACGGCGCCCGCCGGTACGTGCAGATGCACTCCGCGCTCCTTCAGGTCGCCGACCGGGAGCTCCAGCTCCGCGCCGTGCGAGCGCAGGAACGACAGGGCGATGTGCGCGGACTCCTTCATCACGTCGCCGAGCTGTCCGGTCAGCTGGAGCCCGGACGCGCCGGTCTCCGGATCGGCGAGCGACGCCTCCACGTACAGCACGTCGCCGCCGGCGCCGGTGACCGCGAGGCCGGTGACCACACCGGGCACGGCCGTCCGGCGCTCCGCCGGGTCCTGCGCCGACTCCGGGGTGTGGTGCGGTCGCCCGATCAGCGGGCGCAGCTCGTCCACGCCGACCGTGAACGGCAGCTTCCGCTCGCCGAGTTCGTGCTCGGCCGCGACCTTGCGCAGCAGCCTGGCCAGGGCCCGCTCCAGGTTCCGTACGCCCGCCTCGCGGGTGTACTCGCCCGCCAGCTTGCGCAGCGCCGGGTCCTCCAGCGCCACCTCGCCCGGCTCCAGGCCGGCCCGCTCCAGCTGGCGCGGCAGCAGGTGGTCACGGGCGATGGTGACCTTCTCGTCCTCGGTGTAGCCGTCCAGCCGGACCAGCTCCATCCGGTCGAGCAGCGGCTCGGGGATGGCCTCCAGGACGTTGGCGGTGGCCAGGAAGACCACGTCGCTGAGGTCGAGTTCGACCTCCAGGTAGTGGTCGCGGAAGGTGTGGTTCTGCGCCGGGTCGAGGACCTCCAGGAGGGCGGCGGCCGGGTCGCCCCGGAAGTCGGAGCCCACCTTGTCGATCTCGTCGAGCAGCACCACCGGGTTCATCGACCCGGCCTCCTTGACCGCGCGCACGATCCGGCCGGGCAGCGCGCCGACGTACGTCCGCCGGTGGCCCCGGATCTCCGCCTCGTCGCGCACGCCGCCGAGGGCGACCCGGACGAACTTCCGGCCCATGGCCCGCGCGACGGACTCACCCAGCGAGGTCTTGCCGACACCGGGCGGCCCGACGAGCGCCAGGACGGCCCCGCCGCGGCGCCCTCCGACGAGGCCGAGCCCCCGCTCGGCCCGCCGCTTGCGAACCGCCAGGTATTCGGTGATCCGCTCCTTGACGTCCTCCAGGCCGGCGTGGTCGGCGTCCAGGACCTCCTTGGCGCCGGCGATGTCGTAGGCGTCCTCGGTCCGTTCGTTCCAGGGCAGCTCCAGGACGGTGTCCAGCCAGGTGCGGATCCACGAGCCCTCCGGGCTCTGGTCGCTCGCCCGCTCCAGCTTGTCGACCTCCTTGAGGGCGGCCTTGCGGACGTGTTCGGGCAGCTCGGCGGCCTCGACCCGGGCGCGGTAGTCGTCGCCCTCGTCCTCCGGGTCGCCGTTGAGCTCGGCGAGCTCCTTGCGGACGGCCTCCAGCTGGCGCCGCAGCAGGAACTCCCGCTGCTGCTTGTCGACGCCCTCCTGGACGTCCTTGGCGATGGACTCGGCGACGTCCTGCTCGGCGAGGTGGTCGCGCAGCGCCTCGGTGGCGAACCTCAGCCGGGCCACCGGGTCGGTGGTCTCCAGCAGCCGGACCTTCTGTTCGGTCGTCAGGAACGGTGAGTAGCCGGAGTTGTCGGCGAGGGCCGACACGTCCTCGATCTGCTGGACGCGGTCGACGACCTGCCAGGCACCGCGCTTGCGCAGCCAGCTGGTGGCCAGCGCCTTGTACTCGGTGACGAGTTCGGTCACCGCGCCGGGCAGCCGTTCGGGGACCGTCTCCTCGACCGTTGTGCCCTCCACCCACAGCGCGGCACCGGGCCCGGTGGTGCCGGAACCGATCCGCACCCGGCCCAGGCCCCGGATCAGCGCCCCCGGGTCGCCGTCGGAGAGCCGCCCGACCTGTTCGATCCGCCCGAGCGTGCCGATGCCCGCGTACGTCCCGTCGACGCGGGGCACAAGCAGCACCCGCGGCTTGTTACCCGATGAGGCGGCGGCCTGCGCGGCCTCCACCGCGGCGCGGACCTCGGAGTCGGACAGGTCCAGAGGCACCACCATGCCGGGCAGCACGACCTCGTCATCGAGGGGCAGCACGGGCAGAGTGAGCGAGGTGGACGTCGAAGCCATGATCTCCCCTTCGGCAAGCAAGTTGAGCTTTACCCACTCAATGTCAGCGGCTGCCGAGATGTTCCCCGAGGCGCGTTCGCTGTGAGCGATCAAGGCCGCGGCCCGGAAACGCAAACGGCCGAGCCGGGCCCCGTACGGGACCCGGCTCGGCTCGGAGGGGGCAGCGGCGGCCCGCTACCAGTGGGCGGGGCGGGACAGGGCGGGCGGCAGTGTGGTGGTGGCGTCGCCGCGGGCCGCGTTGACCTGGGCCTGGGTGAGGAAGAGGGCGCCGGTGAGGTCGGCGCCGCTCAGGTCGGCGTCCCGCAGATCGGCCCCGATCAGGTCCGCCTGCCGCAGATCGGCGCCCCGGAGGTCGGCGGCGATGAGGTACGCCCCGCGCAGGTTGGCGCCCCGCAGGTCGGCCTTCCGCAGCCGGGCCCCCATCAGGTCGGCGCCCCGGCGCTCCTTCTTGCGGCCCGGAACCGTGGCCCGTACGAGCTCGCTGGTGCGCAGCAGCAGGGCGTTGACCTCACCGCGGTGGGCCGGCACGTCCAGCCGGCCGAGCTCCTCGGCGCTGCCCCGGGTGAGGCGTTCGGTCTTCTCCAGGGCGGCGCGCAGCGCGGTGTGGACCGGGCGGGCGTCCGGCAGGCCCAGTGCCTCGGTGAGGTACCAGAGGAGTTCGTGCAGCTGCCGCATGACCGGGAAGACGTCGAACATCTGCCGGGCGGTGCCCGGTGCCTGCCGCCAGTCCCGGCCGCCGAAGGTGACCTGGGAGACCTTCTGGCCGGCGCCGAAGCAGTCGAAGACGGTGCAGCCGGAGAAGCCCCGCCCCCGCAGGTCGGCGTGGATGCCGCAGCGGAAGTCGGTCTGCAGGTTCGGGCAGGGCCGCCCGGCGTCCTTGTCGATCGCGAAGTCCGCGGAGGCGGCGAAGGGCAGCGCCACACAGCACAGCCCGAAGCAACTGCCGCAGTCGGACACCAGGTCCAGCTCGGTGGGGGGCGGATTCGACTGCTTGCGGTCCTGCGGACGTTCTGCGGACACGGTGCGGGTACTCCTGCGGGCGGCGGGCGGCGCACCTGCGGCGCCGGAAGAAGGGTCCATTCTTCCAGTCCGCGTACGGGGCGCCCGCGCCGGGCCGCCCCCCGCAGCCGACCACCGCGGCCGCGGCCGGACCCGCGCCCCTCTCTCACGGAACGTCAGGACTGCTACTTTCACGGCATGTTGCAGCGGATGTCCGGCGTGTTCAT
The sequence above is a segment of the Streptomyces lydicus genome. Coding sequences within it:
- the lon gene encoding endopeptidase La, coding for MASTSTSLTLPVLPLDDEVVLPGMVVPLDLSDSEVRAAVEAAQAAASSGNKPRVLLVPRVDGTYAGIGTLGRIEQVGRLSDGDPGALIRGLGRVRIGSGTTGPGAALWVEGTTVEETVPERLPGAVTELVTEYKALATSWLRKRGAWQVVDRVQQIEDVSALADNSGYSPFLTTEQKVRLLETTDPVARLRFATEALRDHLAEQDVAESIAKDVQEGVDKQQREFLLRRQLEAVRKELAELNGDPEDEGDDYRARVEAAELPEHVRKAALKEVDKLERASDQSPEGSWIRTWLDTVLELPWNERTEDAYDIAGAKEVLDADHAGLEDVKERITEYLAVRKRRAERGLGLVGGRRGGAVLALVGPPGVGKTSLGESVARAMGRKFVRVALGGVRDEAEIRGHRRTYVGALPGRIVRAVKEAGSMNPVVLLDEIDKVGSDFRGDPAAALLEVLDPAQNHTFRDHYLEVELDLSDVVFLATANVLEAIPEPLLDRMELVRLDGYTEDEKVTIARDHLLPRQLERAGLEPGEVALEDPALRKLAGEYTREAGVRNLERALARLLRKVAAEHELGERKLPFTVGVDELRPLIGRPHHTPESAQDPAERRTAVPGVVTGLAVTGAGGDVLYVEASLADPETGASGLQLTGQLGDVMKESAHIALSFLRSHGAELELPVGDLKERGVHLHVPAGAVPKDGPSAGVTMTTALASLLSGRQVRPDVAMTGEVSLTGRVLPIGGVKQKLLAAHRAGITTVIIPKRNEPDLDDVPAEILAALEVHAVADVRQVLELALTPASNGAAPEVPVAA
- a CDS encoding pentapeptide repeat-containing protein gives rise to the protein MDPSSGAAGAPPAARRSTRTVSAERPQDRKQSNPPPTELDLVSDCGSCFGLCCVALPFAASADFAIDKDAGRPCPNLQTDFRCGIHADLRGRGFSGCTVFDCFGAGQKVSQVTFGGRDWRQAPGTARQMFDVFPVMRQLHELLWYLTEALGLPDARPVHTALRAALEKTERLTRGSAEELGRLDVPAHRGEVNALLLRTSELVRATVPGRKKERRGADLMGARLRKADLRGANLRGAYLIAADLRGADLRQADLIGADLRDADLSGADLTGALFLTQAQVNAARGDATTTLPPALSRPAHW